A genomic region of Pseudochaenichthys georgianus chromosome 12, fPseGeo1.2, whole genome shotgun sequence contains the following coding sequences:
- the olfm1b gene encoding olfactomedin 1b isoform X1, with product MSLPLLKIGVVLSTMAMITNWMSQTLPSLVGLNTTKLTAAQGGYPDRSTGVLPANPEDSWQVYSSAQDSEGRCVCTVVAPQQSMCSRDARTKQLRQLLEKVQNMTQSIQVLDQRTQRDLQYVEKMEVQLRGLETKFRQVEENHKQNIAKQFKAIKAKMEELRPLIPVLEEYKADAKLVLQFKEEVQNLTTVLGELQEEMGAYDYEELHNRVSNLEERLRACMQKLACGKLTGISDPITIKTSGSRFGSWMTDPLAPEGDTRVWYMDGYHNNRFVREYKSMQDFMTSDNFTSHRLPHPWSGTGQVVYNGSIYFNKFQSHVIIKFDFRTSSISKSRQLDYAGFNNAYHYAWGGHSDIDLMADEGGLWAVYATNQNAGNIVLSKLNPSTLQIIKSWTTNHPKRSAGESFMICGTLYVTNGYSGGTKVYYAYSTNSSTYEYIDIAFQNKYSHISMLDYNPRDRALYAWNNGHQVLYNVTLFHVINSEEL from the exons CTTTGTTGAAGATCGGCGTCGTGCTCAGCACCATGGCGATGATCACCAACTGGATGTCGCAGACCCTCCCCTCTTTGGTGGGGCTCAATACCACCAAGCTCACGGCGGCACAGGGAGGGTATCCAGACCGGAGTACAGGA GTGTTGCCAGCGAACCCAGAGGATTCGTGGCAGGTGTACAGTTCAGCCCAAGACAGTGAGGGGAGGTGTGTCTGCACTGTGGTGGCGCCCCAGCAGTCCATGTGTTCTCGGGATGCGCGCACCAAACAACTGAGGCAGCTGTTAGAAAAG GTCCAGAACATGACCCAGTCCATCCAGGTCCTGGACCAGCGAACCCAGAGGGACCTGCAGTATGTGGAGAAGATGGAGGTTCAGCTCCGCGGTCTGGAGACCAAGTTCAGGCAGGTGGAGGAGAACCACAAGCAGAACATCGCCAAGCAATTCAAG GCCATAAAAGCGAAAATGGAGGAGCTTAGACCGTTGATACCAGTGTTGGAGGAGTACAAAGCCGATGCCAAATTGGTATTGCAGTTTAAGGAGGAGGTCCAGAATCTGACGACAGTTCTAGGCGAACTTCAGGAGGAGATGGGGGCCTATGACTACGAGGAGCTCCACAACAGAGTGTCAAATCTTGAGGAGAGACTCCGAGCATGCATGCAAAAATTAG CATGTGGCAAGCTGACGGGCATCAGTGATCCTATCACCATCAAGACGTCTGGATCTAGGTTCGGCTCCTGGATGACCGACCCTCTGGCCCCTGAAGGAGATACGCGG GTCTGGTATATGGATGGCTACCATAACAATCGCTTTGTGCGGGAGTACAAGTCGATGCAGGACTTTATGACGTCGGATAACTTCACGTCCCACCGGCTGCCCCACCCGTGGTCAGGAACAGGTCAGGTGGTCTACAACGGCTCCATCTACTTCAACAAGTTCCAGAGCCACGTGATCATCAAGTTCGACTTCCGCACCTCCTCCATCAGCAAGTCCCGGCAGCTCGACTACGCCGGCTTCAACAACGCGTATCACTACGCCTGGGGCGGCCACTCCGACATCGACCTGATGGCGGACGAGGGGGGGCTGTGGGCTGTCTACGCCACCAACCAGAACGCGGGGAACATCGTCCTCAGCAAGCTGAACCCCAGCACGCTGCAGATCATCAAAAGCTGGACCACCAACCACCCCAAAAGGAGTGCCGGCGAGTCTTTTATGATCTGTGGGACGCTCTACGTCACCAATGGCTACTCTGGAGGCACCAAGGTGTATTACGCCTACTCCACCAACTCTTCTACTTACGAGTACATCGACATTGCCTTCCAGAATAAGTACTCGCATATCTCGATGCTGGACTACAACCCGCGTGACCGAGCCCTCTACGCCTGGAACAATGGCCACCAGGTTCTCTACAATGTCACACTGTTCCACGTTATCAACTCAGAAGAACTGTAA
- the olfm1b gene encoding olfactomedin 1b isoform X2 — MQPANKLMTLILLIFMGTELTQVLPANPEDSWQVYSSAQDSEGRCVCTVVAPQQSMCSRDARTKQLRQLLEKVQNMTQSIQVLDQRTQRDLQYVEKMEVQLRGLETKFRQVEENHKQNIAKQFKAIKAKMEELRPLIPVLEEYKADAKLVLQFKEEVQNLTTVLGELQEEMGAYDYEELHNRVSNLEERLRACMQKLACGKLTGISDPITIKTSGSRFGSWMTDPLAPEGDTRVWYMDGYHNNRFVREYKSMQDFMTSDNFTSHRLPHPWSGTGQVVYNGSIYFNKFQSHVIIKFDFRTSSISKSRQLDYAGFNNAYHYAWGGHSDIDLMADEGGLWAVYATNQNAGNIVLSKLNPSTLQIIKSWTTNHPKRSAGESFMICGTLYVTNGYSGGTKVYYAYSTNSSTYEYIDIAFQNKYSHISMLDYNPRDRALYAWNNGHQVLYNVTLFHVINSEEL; from the exons GTGTTGCCAGCGAACCCAGAGGATTCGTGGCAGGTGTACAGTTCAGCCCAAGACAGTGAGGGGAGGTGTGTCTGCACTGTGGTGGCGCCCCAGCAGTCCATGTGTTCTCGGGATGCGCGCACCAAACAACTGAGGCAGCTGTTAGAAAAG GTCCAGAACATGACCCAGTCCATCCAGGTCCTGGACCAGCGAACCCAGAGGGACCTGCAGTATGTGGAGAAGATGGAGGTTCAGCTCCGCGGTCTGGAGACCAAGTTCAGGCAGGTGGAGGAGAACCACAAGCAGAACATCGCCAAGCAATTCAAG GCCATAAAAGCGAAAATGGAGGAGCTTAGACCGTTGATACCAGTGTTGGAGGAGTACAAAGCCGATGCCAAATTGGTATTGCAGTTTAAGGAGGAGGTCCAGAATCTGACGACAGTTCTAGGCGAACTTCAGGAGGAGATGGGGGCCTATGACTACGAGGAGCTCCACAACAGAGTGTCAAATCTTGAGGAGAGACTCCGAGCATGCATGCAAAAATTAG CATGTGGCAAGCTGACGGGCATCAGTGATCCTATCACCATCAAGACGTCTGGATCTAGGTTCGGCTCCTGGATGACCGACCCTCTGGCCCCTGAAGGAGATACGCGG GTCTGGTATATGGATGGCTACCATAACAATCGCTTTGTGCGGGAGTACAAGTCGATGCAGGACTTTATGACGTCGGATAACTTCACGTCCCACCGGCTGCCCCACCCGTGGTCAGGAACAGGTCAGGTGGTCTACAACGGCTCCATCTACTTCAACAAGTTCCAGAGCCACGTGATCATCAAGTTCGACTTCCGCACCTCCTCCATCAGCAAGTCCCGGCAGCTCGACTACGCCGGCTTCAACAACGCGTATCACTACGCCTGGGGCGGCCACTCCGACATCGACCTGATGGCGGACGAGGGGGGGCTGTGGGCTGTCTACGCCACCAACCAGAACGCGGGGAACATCGTCCTCAGCAAGCTGAACCCCAGCACGCTGCAGATCATCAAAAGCTGGACCACCAACCACCCCAAAAGGAGTGCCGGCGAGTCTTTTATGATCTGTGGGACGCTCTACGTCACCAATGGCTACTCTGGAGGCACCAAGGTGTATTACGCCTACTCCACCAACTCTTCTACTTACGAGTACATCGACATTGCCTTCCAGAATAAGTACTCGCATATCTCGATGCTGGACTACAACCCGCGTGACCGAGCCCTCTACGCCTGGAACAATGGCCACCAGGTTCTCTACAATGTCACACTGTTCCACGTTATCAACTCAGAAGAACTGTAA